One segment of Neodiprion fabricii isolate iyNeoFabr1 chromosome 1, iyNeoFabr1.1, whole genome shotgun sequence DNA contains the following:
- the LOC124174443 gene encoding nudC domain-containing protein 1 — translation MPDIIELRPDKGLLYPNFEKYQFLDEPILILEKDLETEVLRVEPSSSQDSWLEARSFAYHNHLYKNPFNGKCYFVNKDNELWKLDTNGFLELVHTLTKFSIESGAPVYNPSLSFASEDIIVGCNGCKNLEIIIKNDSQPLLTYVFEDIDAGIILDSVYVEDKSIINVVMCFITEIDSKKHSEVVLYTYSSPAIDTVGSEPSSLGVKFIGKRILRVKGAVDYANLESNGNYLHLMSQDSATFVYDSLRPVNKEIPAKGNQEINIPKYCWSQDEDSLTIWLKVFDGIDKSQIKVDVKPNNIVIKYEDQILMAGESGHRLDPDLTTWSHEKDSLKIDLFKNETGLMWNELIKEDTGGECLPNEALAAEVHSRLAYLCTEEPGTGGGHPMLGFNSEQLEECDIQERENQFQRINIDSHKTTHLVILGANNCVLFTQRVKHGQLLCLRHDHDGCVWVAGESNDEHWRLKHISTFPGFGYVEASKTNKKFCVSPPNGSYVAIVEHARHVFLYEKPVGNSKIGHQRIVDLGCEVQANPVLGAAASNRYLYLLTKNKLYQLQMNP, via the exons ATGCCTGATATCATAGAACTACGACCAGACAAGGGTCTTTTGTACCCCAACttcgaaaaatatcaatttcttgACGAGCCAATACTTATTCTAGAAAAAGATCTGGAGACAG AGGTGCTGCGAGTGGAACCCAGTAGTTCTCAAGATTCCTGGCTTGAAGCAAGGTCTTTCGCTTACCATAATCATTTGTATAAAAATCCGTTTAACGGCAAGTGTTATTTCGTCAACAAAGATAATGAATTATGGAAATTGGATACAAATGGTTTTTTAGAGTTGGTACATACCCTGACCAAATTCTCAATTGAATCTGGTGCCCCGGTGTATAATCCATCACTGAGTTTTGCTTCAGAAGACATCATAGTTGGCTGCAATGggtgtaaaaatttggaaataattattaaaaatgacTCACAACCCTTGTTAACATACGTGTTTGAAGATATAGATGCTGGTATAATATTAGATTCAGTCTACGTTGAAGATAAATCAATAATCAACGTTGTAATGTGCTTTATAACTGAAATTGACAGCAAAAAACATTCTGAAGTTgttttgtatacatattcTTCACCAGCTATTGATACAGTGGGTTCAGAACCTTCATCGCTGGGTGTTAAATTTATTGGAAAGAGGATCTTGAGGGTGAAGGGAGCTGTTGATTATGCTAATTTAGAATCAAACGGAAATTATTTACACTTAATGAGTCAAGACTCTGCTACCTTTGTTTACGATTCTTTAAGACCAGTGAATAAGGAAATTCCAGCTAAAGGCAATCAAGAGATTAATATCCCAAAATACTGCTGGTCTCAGGATGAAGATTCGCTTACCATTTGGTTGAAAGTTTTCGATGGCATTGATAAGAGTCAAATTAAAGTTGACGTCAAGCCTAATAATATTGTCATAAAATATGAAGATCAGATATTGATGGCTGGGGAAAGTGGGCATAGATTGGATCCAGATTTAACAACTTGGTCACATGAGAAAGATTCGCTAAAAAtagatttattcaaaaatgagACTGGGTTAATGTGGAATGAGCTGATTAAAGAGGACACTGGCGGTGAATGCTTACCAAATGAGGCTCTAGCAGCCGAAGTTCACAGCAG ATTAGCCTATTTATGCACTGAAGAGCCAGGAACCGGAGGTGGGCATCCAATGTTGGGATTCAACTCAGAGCAGCTAGAAGAATGTGATATtcaagaaagagaaaatcaaTTCCAAAGAATTAATATAGACTCTCACAAGACTACTCATTTAGTAATTTTAGGTGCAAATAACTGCGTTTTGTTCACACAAAGAGTCAAACACGGCCAGCTCTTGTGTTTGAGACATGATCATGACGGCTGCGTTTGGGTTGCTGGTGAAAGTAATGACGAACATTGGAGATTGAAGCATATTTCTACATTTCCTGGATTTGGATACGTAGAGGCAAGCAAGACTAACAAAAAGTTTTGCGTCTCTCCCCCTA ATGGGTCGTACGTAGCTATAGTAGAGCATGCAAGACATGTTTTTCTGTATGAAAAACCAGTTGGAAACTCAAAAATAGGACATCAACGCATTGTAGATTTGGGGTGTGAAGTGCAAGCCAATCCTGTTTTGGGTGCTGCAGCTTCAAATCGTTATC
- the LOC124174445 gene encoding glutamate-rich WD repeat-containing protein 1 codes for MDPAEEAMIEVDDREAEDDGDDDDDDEAEDEDMEAEDDNDTEKKSKIYLPGQPLEKGEELVVDHSAYRMLHQAQTGAPCLSFDIIRDDLGISRETYPMSMYMLAGTQAARTHVNNLLVMKMSNLHGTARNNEESDESDSDDDDDEDEARAPVMTVASIKHQGCVNRVRCTQVRNKVFAASWSELGRVSLWDLNEQLRAVDDPLLLSNYRKRNDQGNDGAKPIFTFKGHLQEGYGLDWCPTEEGTLASGDCKGNIHIWHHNNSSSGEDWLVDQRPYNSHAPHSVEDLQWSPNERHVLASCSVDKSIKIWDTRASPQAACMLTAGAAHTADVNVISWNRKESRFLVSGGDDGILHIWDLRQFSPNGTKPVATFKQHTAPITSVEWHPGEATVLASAGADDQIAQWDLSVEADNIAEQDSQLASLPPQLLFVHQGQTDVKELHWHPQCPGTLVSTAHSGFNVFRTISV; via the exons atggaTCCTGCAGAAGAAGCGATGATAGAAGTTGACGATAGAGAAGCAGAAGATGATGgagatgatgatgacgatgacgaagCGGAAGATGAAGATATGGAAGCAGAAGACGATAATgatacagagaaaaaaagtaaaatttactTGCCAGGACAGCCActagaaaaaggagaagaattGGTAGTAGATCATTCAGCATATAGAATGTTACATCAAGCTCAAACAGGGGCTCCGTGTCTAAGCTTTGACATTATCAGGGATGACCTCGGTATCTCACGGGAGACATATCCCATGTCAATGTACATGCTAGCTGGTACGCAAGCTGCAAGAACACATGTCAATAACCTACTTGTCATGAAAATGTCTAACCTGCATGGCACTGCTCGTAACAATGAGGAATCTGACGAGTCTGATTcagatgatgatgacgatgaagaCGAAGCTCGAGCTCCTGTTATGACAGTTGCTTCTATAAAACATCAGGGCTGTGTGAATAGAGTGAG ATGTACGCAAGTGCGGAACAAAGTCTTTGCTGCAAGTTGGAGTGAACTGGGTCGTGTATCTCTTTGGGATTTGAACGAGCAGCTGAGAGCAGTAGACGATCCCTTGTTACTGAGTAATTACCGTAAGCGAAATGACCAAGGCAATGATGGAGCCAAACCAATATTTACATTCAAAGGACACCTGCAGGAAGGATATGGCTTGGACTGGTGTCCTACCGAAGAAGGAACTCTGGCATCGGGTGATTGTAAAGGCAACATTCACATCTGGCATCACAATAATAGCAGCAGTGGTGAAGACTGGCTTGTAGATCAAAGGCCTTATAATTCCCATGCTCCACATAGTGTTGAGGATCTCCAATGGTCCCCAAACGAAAGGCATGTGCTTGCCTCATGTTCCGTCGATAAAAG TATAAAAATTTGGGACACAAGAGCAAGTCCTCAGGCAGCGTGCATGCTGACAGCAGGAGCGGCACATACAGCTGATGTAAATGTAATCTCATGGAACAGAAAAGAATCGCGTTTCCTGGTATCTGGTGGCGATGATGGTATTCTACACATATGGGATTTGCGACAATTCAGTCCCAATGGTACTAAACCAGTTGCAACTTTCAAACAACATACAGCGCCGATAACAAGTGTAGAATGGCATCCTGGCGAAGCCACTGTCCTCGCGTCCGCTGGTGCAGATGATCAAATAGCACAATGGGATCTCTCAGTGGAAGCAGATAATATTGCAGAACAAGACAGTCAGCTTGCATCATTACCGCCTCAATTATTATTCGTACATCAGGGTCAAACTGACGTGAAGGAATTACATTGGCATCCGCAGTGCCCAGGTACTCTTGTATCTACTGCTCATTCAGGTTTTAATGTATTTCGTACGATTAGTGTATGA
- the LOC124174449 gene encoding NADH dehydrogenase [ubiquinone] flavoprotein 2, mitochondrial isoform X1: MNLTSNRVIRVLLLKNCSLFKALKNVRGVQSSAGRLSDHLFVHRDSEENNPNTPFEFNEANKKRVEAILAIYPEGHKRGAMMPLLDLAQRQLGWLPISAMHKVAEILKLPNMRVYEVATFYTMFNRQPVGKYHVQVCTCTPCWLRGSDEILQAVTKAANCAVGHTSADKLFTVIEVECLGACANAPMLQVNDDYYEDLTAETTEKIINALKNGQDKPPPGPQVSSRFAAEPAGQLTTLTSPPPGPGFKIRSDL; encoded by the exons ATG AACCTAACCTCCAATCGGGTCATACGTGTGTTGCTTCTAAAGAATTGTTCTCTGTTCAAGGCTCTAAAAAACGTCAGAGGAGTACAGTCGTCTGCGGGACGGTTGTCAGATCATTTATTCGTC CACCGAGATTCTGAAGAGAACAATCCTAATACTCCGTTCGAGTTCAATGAGGCAAACAAGAAACGTGTCGAAGCAATCCTGGCAATTTATCCCGAGGGTCATAAGCGCGGAGCTATGATGCCCTTGCTAGATTTGGCGCAACGCCAACTCGGATGGTTGCCTATTTCAGCCATGCACAAAGTAGCAGAGATTTTGAAACTACCTAACATGCGCGTATACGAAGTGGCCACGTTCTACACAATGTTCAATCGGCAGCCAGTAGGAAAATATCACGTCCAAGTATGCACATGCACACCTTGTTGGCTTCGTGGCTCTGATGAGATCCTTCAGGCTGTAACTAAAGCAGCTAATTGTGCAGTTGGCCACACATCTGCTGATAAACTCTTCACAGTTATCGAGGTGGAATGTCTGGGAGCTTGTGCCAACGCTCCAATGCTCCAAGTAAACGATGACTATTAT GAAGACCTTACTGCCGAGACtacagagaaaataataaacgcATTAAAGAATGGTCAAGATAAACCACCACCAGGACCTCAAGTGTCATCCCGATTTGCTGCAGAACCAGCAGGTCAATTGACAACCTTAACCAGCCCTCCACCTGGCCCTGGCTTCAAAATTCGTTCAGATTTATAG
- the LOC124174449 gene encoding NADH dehydrogenase [ubiquinone] flavoprotein 2, mitochondrial isoform X3, producing the protein MLGTLQRARSLLALKNVRGVQSSAGRLSDHLFVHRDSEENNPNTPFEFNEANKKRVEAILAIYPEGHKRGAMMPLLDLAQRQLGWLPISAMHKVAEILKLPNMRVYEVATFYTMFNRQPVGKYHVQVCTCTPCWLRGSDEILQAVTKAANCAVGHTSADKLFTVIEVECLGACANAPMLQVNDDYYEDLTAETTEKIINALKNGQDKPPPGPQVSSRFAAEPAGQLTTLTSPPPGPGFKIRSDL; encoded by the exons aTGCTGGGGACTCTGCAGAGAGCTCGCAGCCTTTTG GCTCTAAAAAACGTCAGAGGAGTACAGTCGTCTGCGGGACGGTTGTCAGATCATTTATTCGTC CACCGAGATTCTGAAGAGAACAATCCTAATACTCCGTTCGAGTTCAATGAGGCAAACAAGAAACGTGTCGAAGCAATCCTGGCAATTTATCCCGAGGGTCATAAGCGCGGAGCTATGATGCCCTTGCTAGATTTGGCGCAACGCCAACTCGGATGGTTGCCTATTTCAGCCATGCACAAAGTAGCAGAGATTTTGAAACTACCTAACATGCGCGTATACGAAGTGGCCACGTTCTACACAATGTTCAATCGGCAGCCAGTAGGAAAATATCACGTCCAAGTATGCACATGCACACCTTGTTGGCTTCGTGGCTCTGATGAGATCCTTCAGGCTGTAACTAAAGCAGCTAATTGTGCAGTTGGCCACACATCTGCTGATAAACTCTTCACAGTTATCGAGGTGGAATGTCTGGGAGCTTGTGCCAACGCTCCAATGCTCCAAGTAAACGATGACTATTAT GAAGACCTTACTGCCGAGACtacagagaaaataataaacgcATTAAAGAATGGTCAAGATAAACCACCACCAGGACCTCAAGTGTCATCCCGATTTGCTGCAGAACCAGCAGGTCAATTGACAACCTTAACCAGCCCTCCACCTGGCCCTGGCTTCAAAATTCGTTCAGATTTATAG
- the LOC124174449 gene encoding NADH dehydrogenase [ubiquinone] flavoprotein 2, mitochondrial isoform X2 — MLGTLQRARSLLNCSLFKALKNVRGVQSSAGRLSDHLFVHRDSEENNPNTPFEFNEANKKRVEAILAIYPEGHKRGAMMPLLDLAQRQLGWLPISAMHKVAEILKLPNMRVYEVATFYTMFNRQPVGKYHVQVCTCTPCWLRGSDEILQAVTKAANCAVGHTSADKLFTVIEVECLGACANAPMLQVNDDYYEDLTAETTEKIINALKNGQDKPPPGPQVSSRFAAEPAGQLTTLTSPPPGPGFKIRSDL; from the exons aTGCTGGGGACTCTGCAGAGAGCTCGCAGCCTTTTG AATTGTTCTCTGTTCAAGGCTCTAAAAAACGTCAGAGGAGTACAGTCGTCTGCGGGACGGTTGTCAGATCATTTATTCGTC CACCGAGATTCTGAAGAGAACAATCCTAATACTCCGTTCGAGTTCAATGAGGCAAACAAGAAACGTGTCGAAGCAATCCTGGCAATTTATCCCGAGGGTCATAAGCGCGGAGCTATGATGCCCTTGCTAGATTTGGCGCAACGCCAACTCGGATGGTTGCCTATTTCAGCCATGCACAAAGTAGCAGAGATTTTGAAACTACCTAACATGCGCGTATACGAAGTGGCCACGTTCTACACAATGTTCAATCGGCAGCCAGTAGGAAAATATCACGTCCAAGTATGCACATGCACACCTTGTTGGCTTCGTGGCTCTGATGAGATCCTTCAGGCTGTAACTAAAGCAGCTAATTGTGCAGTTGGCCACACATCTGCTGATAAACTCTTCACAGTTATCGAGGTGGAATGTCTGGGAGCTTGTGCCAACGCTCCAATGCTCCAAGTAAACGATGACTATTAT GAAGACCTTACTGCCGAGACtacagagaaaataataaacgcATTAAAGAATGGTCAAGATAAACCACCACCAGGACCTCAAGTGTCATCCCGATTTGCTGCAGAACCAGCAGGTCAATTGACAACCTTAACCAGCCCTCCACCTGGCCCTGGCTTCAAAATTCGTTCAGATTTATAG
- the LOC124174438 gene encoding xylosyltransferase oxt produces MASGKNQHDNRSSNCLRKYRIFFVFGIAILCVQVYLAYTFFALESENRRVIKSSLNNDILSVAEEGGGLLTGSRQLKLPPDKLETNTIKGAHYRNRTTRVKLDLKSLNFTPDCEITGREAVSAITRAKSQTCKQRIASVTCLSQQGLLYPKNLQSSCPHSPGFLDKPKNLGCFKDDKTLQVLSGYYAVYKGENSPDYCAKMCLQSGYPYSGVEYSIECFCGMEEPSQVRRLPDSSCNMKCPGNPKLSCGGYLTINIFWNGIQRFRPQEARNSSSKNSREKPARIAYLLTVNGRASRQVKRLISVLYHPSHFFYIHVDARQDYMYREMLGIEKKCTTKNIRVARGIGLRHASIWGGASLLKTLLSSANEILAQDHNWDFLVNLSESDFPVKSNARLTEFLTLNKGMNFVKSHGREVQRFITKQGLDKSFVECEARMWRIGDRKLPTGIQIDGGSDWVALSRDFVEYVANPVPDPLISGLLEVFRYTLLPAESFFHTALRNSRFCDTYIDNNLHVTNWKRKLGCKCQYRAIVDWCGCSPNDFKSEDFGRIKSTADRNLFFARKFEPTIDQRIIDRTEEWIYPSKSNKTQKLKGYDAYWQSVYHYADLSPMADDTLLTISDSLARLTYKNLKIEDYIFSQIKLLEATAYFRSNRFIGILIRCNANTNDLENLESSTFQNEFPEQVESLISLKQNITITKSWKNRIRNLAVSTDYDQKEQTFRNLVAAMSVLSTPVLAYELVPGFTPLRNLSVLWVDPYGHLADMGQLQMEEATLFGHIKPQLGEPLVIGTWHVLLMADSDLVAKLNFLVVPLAYWRNQKITLRKAKELHNGSLAPYQVNENINHWWTNYLSTSTVNSSTAEQRIGLELERWIDALVSEYYEIKNTCWTVEMPEVRGKLEKCSETSWSSLSPDYKADIRNLC; encoded by the exons ATGGCATCCGGAAAGAATCAGCATGATAATAGATCATCTAATTGTTTGCGAAAGTATCGgatatttttcgtatttgGCATAGCCATATTATGTGTGCAAGTATACTTAGCTTATACCTTTTTTGCTCTGGAGAGTGAAAATCGCAGGGtaataaaatcatcattaaATAAC GATATTCTCTCGGTAGCTGAAGAAGGAGGTGGTCTTCTGACAGGTTCTCGGCAGCTCAAACTACCTCCGGACAAACTAGAGACCAATACAATAAAAGGTGCTCATTATCGTAATCGAACAACCAGGGTGAAATTAGACCTGAAATCGCTGAATTTTACCCCCGATTGTGAGATAACTGGCAGAGAAGCAGTGAGCGCCATTACGAGAGCAAAATCTCAGACTTGCAAGCAGCGAATTGCTAGTGTAACTTGCCTGAGTCAACAGGGTCTCCTTTATCCTAAGAACTTGCAATCATCTTGTCCACATTCTCCTGGTTTTCTTGATAAGCCAAAAAACTTGGGTTGCTTCAAAGACGACAAAACACTCCAAGTACTATCTGGTTACTATGCTGTTTACAAAGGTGAAAACTCACCTGATTACTGCGCCAAAATGTGCTTACAGTCAGGTTACCCCTACTCGGGTGTTGAATATTC AATTGAGTGTTTTTGTGGAATGGAGGAACCATCGCAGGTGAGACGTTTACCTGACTCAAGTTGTAATATGAAGTGTCCTGGGAATCCAAAGTTATCCTGTGGTGGTTATTTAACTATAAATATCTTCTGGAATGGCATACAAA GATTCAGGCCTCAAGAAGCAAGAAATTCCAGCTCCAAAAATTCGAGAGAAAAACCTGCTCGAATAGCCTACTTGTTGACAGTAAATGGCAGAGCCAGTCGCCAGGTTAAACGTCTAATCAGTGTGCTGTATCATCCGTCACATTTCTTCTACATTCATGTGGATGCG AGGCAAGATTACATGTACCGGGAGATGTTgggaattgagaaaaaatgtacgaCTAAAAATATTAGAGTAGCAAGAGGGATCGGCTTGCGACATGCAAGCATCTGGGGTGGCGCAAGCCTCTTGAAAACTCTTTTAAGTTCAGCGAACGAGATTTTGGCTCAAGATCATAATTGGGATTTTCTTGTGAATTTGTCAGAATCAGATTTTCCAGTTAAAAGCAATGCTCGGCTTACTGAGTTCCTCACTTTAAATAAAGGAATGAATTTTGTCAAGTCACACGGCAGAGAAGTACAACGCTTCATCACAAAGCAAGGACTAGACAAAAGCTTTGTTGAATGTGAAGCACGAATGTGGCGCATTGGTGATCGCAAATTACCGACAG GTATTCAAATTGATGGAGGAAGTGATTGGGTGGCGCTAAGTCGGGATTTCGTTGAATATGTGGCTAATCCAGTGCCAGACCCTCTAATATCTGGATTGCTAGAAGTGTTCCGATATACTTTGTTACCTGcagaatcattttttcatactgCACTGCGAAATTCACGATTTTGTGATACGTACATTGACAACAATCTTCACGTCACTAATTGGAAACGGAAATTGGGCTGTAAATGTCAGTATAGAGCTATAGTAGATTGGTGTGGTTGTAGCCCGAATGACTTCAAATCCGAAGATTTTGGACGGATAAAAAGCACAGCAGatcgaaatttattctttGCCAGAAAATTTGAGCCAACAATCGATCAAAGAATTATAGACCGTACTGAGGAATGGATATATCCATCGAAAAGTAACAAAACTCAGAAACTGAAGGGTTACGATGCATACTGGCAAAGCGTGTACCACTATGCAGACCTCAGTCCGATGGCTGATGACACACTATTAACAATATCAGATTCTTTAGCTCGTCTCAcctacaaaaatttgaaaattgaagactACATTTTCAGTCAAATCAAGTTACTCGAGGCCACAGCTTATTTTCGATCCAATCGTTTTATTGGGATATTAATTCGATGTAATGCAAATACCAATGACctagaaaatttggaatcttcaacatttcaaaatgaatttccAGAACAAGTCGAATCTTTGATCTCGCTAAAGCAGAATATTACTATAACTAAATCCTGGAAAAATCGTATACGTAACCTGGCTGTTAGCACAGACTATGATCAAAAAGAACAGACGTTCAGAAACTTAGTTGCAGCAATGAGCGTACTATCAACTCCTGTTCTAGCATATGAACTAGTTCCTGGATTTACACCTCTACGTAATTTATCAGTATTGTGGGTTGATCCCTATGGCCATTTGGCAGATATGGGTCAACTACAGATGGAAGAAGCAACATTG TTTGGTCACATAAAACCTCAACTTGGAGAGCCGTTAGTCATTGGCACCTGGCATGTGCTCTTAATGGCAGACTCAGATTTAGTAGCAAAACTAAATTTCCTTGTAGTACCATTAGCGTATTGGAGAAATCAAAAGATCACTCTCCGAAAAGCTAAAGAGTTACATAATGGCTCTTTAGCACCATACCAAGTAAATGAAAACATAAATCACTGGTGGACAAATTATTTAAGTACTTCCACCGTAAATTCTAGTACGGCAGAACAGAGAATCGGTTTGGAGCTTGAACGGTGGATAGATGCTCTGGTGTCTGAATAttatgagataaaaaatacatgCTGGACGGTGGAAATGCCGGAAGTTCGGGGAAAACTTGAGAAATGCTCTGAGACTAGTTGGAGCTCACTAAGTCCTGATTACAAAGCTGACATACGCAACTTGTGCTAA